In Pangasianodon hypophthalmus isolate fPanHyp1 chromosome 5, fPanHyp1.pri, whole genome shotgun sequence, the DNA window ttttgttttttaatatttcaaaatatttttgcatcagcatttttctaatttaaatgACTTCTCATTACAGGGTAATTCAGAGAATCCTTTGTTTAAATGGCCTATGAAATTCCATCTCTCTATTGGTTGCTATGTTACTAAAGTACTGAAGTGACTGTCAAGTAGTGAATGAATAATTCAGATAGTGTTCACCTGAGACTTGTACTGTTGCTGCAGAATAGTCTTTGTGCcttatatataatacacagtaAGTGGTTAGATTCtgcttgtcttttgtttttttttttttttacttttcttgtATGTGTTGAATGTGTTCAGGAGCATTTGGTGAGTTTGactcttttattatttcagtcGGATTAAAAGACTTCACCTGTGAAGGTTCATGTTTTTGCAagtgttctctttttttctctatttgtgTACTGATTTTGAAAGAATGTACACTTTGCACACCTTTCTACACATAACTTGTAAATTCTGGTTTGTATTGGTCTTCACAGATGTCCTTTTGAATTCAAAGTCATACGCATAGGCCGCTTTTCCTGTACAAAATAGGATTTCACATTTGCACTGTGTATGTTATTGCCCTTGGACATAGATTAACCTAGAGGTGAGTGGAGACTGAAATATGAATGTGTAATGTTCTATAATATTGTTGTCTTTTAGtgtacagtgctttttttttcttcttcttcttcttctttttttcttttttttttaaattcggATATTATTTCAGTGTGCACATTTGGAAATAAATGTCCTCCTGAGCCAGTCCTGATTGTTTTGTTGGTTATGTGAAACATGGAAACCAGACAACTGAAGCGAAACATTGAAGCCCTGCTGTAAGTCCCTCATGAGGCCTTCAATAATGAATGTGATTTGTAAAGATAAAAGCTCAATTAAATAGTCTATTACTCTGAAGATATCTGCACATAGGCATGTTGGCATAGTTTCAACACCATAGTGACATTTTATGAATATGatagaatatatataatgtcGGTATGAGTATGATGCGGCcatcattaaaacattcaatGTACATTATGAATAATGTGACTTCTTTAAAAGGCAATATCTTTCTTATTTTATGAGTGGTCATTATATTGGACAAAAGCTCAGGGAAAATGGCTTTGACCCCAAGGGGAAAGGCTCTTCCTCAATGCTGGATGATCTGGTAAGAATCTGATTATATAAATAGAAAGCCATACTCAGTATAGGTGTACTATGTATGGTTTGTATGGTTTTGTACtccatattatgcaaattacaaaCTATTAAGCCTATCACTGCTAAAGATGCAATATGTAAGTGTTTTGACTTGAAATAAGATAAATGAGTAATCAAGAACTATGTGTAAAATGTCATATaggttcagttttattttgttcCCTTTGCAATCAGTCTGGCACTGTCCCAGTGATGTTTCCTCTGACCTTAACTGAACTAGAGATGGTTGGATTATTGATGATATTTTAGGTAGTAGGTCCAGAAACAGATGAAATGGATGTTTTTTGAGTAGAATCACAGTGCAAACTGTCTTCGCATCTTTAAGTCTGACTATGTCTTTATATACAGGCTCATTATGATTTAGCCATAAGTGTGGCTTTATGGTGGCTGAATGAGAAAAAGGGTCGAGATGCAAATGAACTTATGTGagtaatgtgttttgtgtgattattaaaataaaaaatgtttatactgCTCATTATTTTTTGCATCCTGAGTGTTTTCGCAGTTCTACCCTTGCTAGCAGATATTTACCTGTGAACTATCTTTGTAGAGGAGCCATCAGTCCCAGCCACAGTTACTGTCCTAATCGACTGGAAAGAGAGGCAATAATCCTCTCATCCTTTGCAGGGATGCTTTTGGTACGTTCATTAGATAgatctatatactgtataaggtTCATGTTGATAACCATGtcagcaaaataaatattttatatttgttcatttcagAATAGCCTGCCTGTAAATGAGATCCTGTCGCTGTATAGCTGCAAGCCAGCTGCCTCCTGCCCTCATCCATACACTAAAGTAAAGAAACTTGTGAGAATTTATAAAAGtgcattgttttaaaatatgtaagaaataaaacacaacagggcgtGCTGTGATATGGctctgaagttaattattttccaatgacagcatattttattcctcttatatcacagctatttttaatttagtaatgacgtcatacttttacttatttaattttgtggcaCATCTGCGAGACAAGTTTTGTTATATGAGCTATAAATGgtaataagttaataagacaaaagttgataagacaaaaaattcaGCATGTCATGATACCAAGAAAACCAGAAAGCAAaaagtcctctgttctgaagactctcctgtggcagaaaacttactgaccctGACTAAGTCCAGacacttcttccataaatgaaaataaatttcaccTTATATAAAGCTTCACCATAAcaatgatttttctttgttaaataacaacaaagaaagttttttaatctgtttattattattattgttagattatgtagagtgcCTGCCATACAAGtacctgtgaatgaactgttactatagaaacaataacatattagaattagcgcattaatataaacctgtgatttgaattacagatgGCACTTTTGTCTGAGCCGTgccattatagaaaattaatcaacgcttTCTGACAAATTAGATTTGAGGATCCAAAAACCCTGTGGTATAGGtaattatatatgtaataaatatcagAATATGGATCAAAGTATATAATTCAAcaatactttattaaaattagaCATTGTTAGTCAGTGTTTTATGTTGTAGAACAGGGGGGGGCTCAACTTTTGAAGGGCCGGAGTccacagtttggtgatttccctGCTCATTTACACACCTAATAAACTTGCTAGCCTTGCCTACTAACCTGGTGAGTTGAATCCAAGCAGGGAAAGAAAACTGTGCTGAACTCTGGCCCAGCATGACTGGAGTAGGAACTACTGTATCATCTCACCTCCACTGCTGTGATTTCCACAGAGCAACATCGTTCATCCTTTCTCCTTGTCCTCTCACCCATTTGCCATGCTCAGTTCTTTTAAGGCAGTAGACCGTTCAAGAAAACACAGTATGTACTCTATGTGACACTGTGCATTGACTATTCTCTGGCAGTGTCTGATATGTGTGCATCACAgaaaaatgctttttgtttATTAGCTCTGATGCTGAAAAGGTGGAATACTCTGCGTAATAAAGGAGCATCAGCAGAGTTGGAAGAGCTGAAGGCATCCTCCCCAACCCCCTCTTCTCTATCGTCTTTCAGTGTGAGTTCTTAAGAATCTGCCAGTAAATGAAccacttctttttctctcttgatatatttgtttataaagcATTGTCTATTTCGCTGTATCACACATTTGTCTGATTGTCAATCTTAACACAGTTTATTATCCAGCCATCCATTATGAATCatactactatgaattatttagcAAATACAGTTAAAATACAGTAGCAAATGCagttaaaaaatttaatctacAGTATAGTTATACATATAGTACCATATGTATTGTAACTCCATAGACTGAGTCTTACGCCA includes these proteins:
- the LOC113525953 gene encoding uncharacterized protein C2orf80, encoding METRQLKRNIEALLGHYIGQKLRENGFDPKGKGSSSMLDDLAHYDLAISVALWWLNEKKGRDANELIGAISPSHSYCPNRLEREAIILSSFAGMLLNSLPVNEILSLYSCKPAASCPHPYTKSNIVHPFSLSSHPFAMLSSFKAVDRSRKHTLMLKRWNTLRNKGASAELEELKASSPTPSSLSSFSDSEDSLKEQTKHYEGSEESQQD